A stretch of DNA from Flavobacteriaceae bacterium MAR_2009_75:
CTAACCAGTGGCTCTCTTGCTATTTTATACTTTATCACTTTCGCCGCCTATAGTTTTTATGGGCTCTACCCACAAGTGGTCGCTTTTGCACTTATGGTGCTTTTTACCACTTTTGGAGTGGTCGCCTCTCTAAATTATAATAAACAAATCATAGCACATATAGGGCTTGTAGGCGCCTATGCCGTTCCTTTTTTATTGAGCGATGGCTCTGGCAAGGCTTCTATTCTTTTCAGCTATATGGCGATTATAAATATTGGAATATTGGGCATCTCCATTAAAAAATATTGGAAGCCTCTATTCTATTCCGCTTTCGCATTTACTTGGCTCATTTTCGTCTCATGGTTGATGTTCACCTATAAAACCGAAGAACATTTTAGATTGGCCTTGCTATTTACAGTTCTATTCTTCATAATATTCTATGCCACTTTCTTAAGTAACAAATTAATCAATACCGAAAAATTCTTACGTTCTGACATCGTTCTGTTACTTCTCAACTCCTTCGTTTTTTACGCCTTAGGTTACTATTTATTAAATGGGCACGAAATAGGTAAAGAATATCTTGGTTTGTTCACGCTCGCTAATGCTATTGTACATTTTGCGGTCAGTATTATACTATTCACTAAAAAATTGGCCGATCGTAATCTTTTCCATTTGGTGGCAGGCCTGGTTTTGGTATTCGTGACTATTGCAATTCCCGTTCAATTAGACGGCAATTGGGTCACGTTATTATGGGTAATGATCGGTGCTCTTTTATTTTGGTTCGGCCGAACCAAAAAGGTTCTATTTTACGAATATCTCTCTTATCCCCTACTATTTTTAGCTTTCATTAGTCTCAATCATGACTGGGGACGAGGTTATGCCAAGGGCTATCTAGAAGCATCAGCCACAACACCCGTACTCAACGTATATCTGCTTACTTCGTTCTTATTTTTAGTTAGTTTGGCTTTTATCAATTGGGTGAACACCAAATTCAGTGGAAATATACTACATGGGCAAAATTCAAAATTATCAAGAATAGTTGACTATGCCATTCCCAGCCTATTTTTATTAACTCTTTATTCTGCCTTCTATCTAGAAATCGATCACTATTGGCATAGAGCTTATATTGAGTCTGAAATAGAACTACTTTCAAAAGACAATTATGATCTAATTAATTTCGGGGATATTTGGGCTCTTAATTACAGCCTCGGCTTTGTAGCTGCATTGGCTTTCATTAACATGAAAAAAATAAAAAACCGAAATTTAGGTATTTGCACCTTATTCGTAGGGCTGCTGGCCTGCTTTGCTTTTTTAAGCGGAGGCCTATACATACTAAGTGAACTTAGAGAAAGCTATCTTAACGGAATACTCGCTGAACACTTTGAGATAAGTTTCTTCAACGTAACTATCCGCTATGTCTCTATAGCATTTTTTGTTCTACTCCTGTTAGCTATAAAAAAACTCACTTTGCAACCATTCATGAAAACCAATTTAAAAGTGCCATTTGAACTTCTTATGCATACTTCAATTTTATGGGTGCTAAGCAGTGAACTGTTGAATTGGATGGATGTTTTTGGGTCGAATCAAATCTACAAACTAGGGCTTAGTATTCTTTGGGGCTTATATTCTTTAATTTTAATTGGTTTGGGCATATGGAAACGAAGAAAATACCTTCGTTACTCCGCTATGGGCCTATTTGCTATTACTCTGCTCAAACTTTTCTTTTATGATATCGCATCTCTTAATACCATTTCAAAAACTATAGTATTTGTTTCTTTGGGCATTTTACTGTTGATCATATCGTTTTTGTACAACAAGTATAAGAACTTGATTGCTGAAGACAAAACTGAATCAAAGCCAGAGAAAAATGAATTATTATGAAGCTGATTTATAAAAATATCATTTTGTGTCTAACATTCGGACTGTATAGCACCTTAGCCATTTCTCAAATGATCGATTATGATTATAAACGAGAGATCAATGGAATTTCGGAACAATGGCATAGCCTGCCCATACCCGATTCTGTATTTCAACATGTGGCTTCTGACCTATCTGACATCAGAATTTATGGCATTGCCAAGAATGACACGATTGAGGCACCTTACATCTTAAAAGTGAGCTCTGAACAGCAAACCCAAAGAAGTATCACCTTCACAAAAGTAAATGCTGTGGCCAATGCCAAAGGCTATTATTTCACATACGAAATCCCGACAGATGAGACCATAAACCAGATACATTTAGAGTTAGACGAGTCTAACTTTGACTATAAAGTGATCTTGGAAGGTAGCCACGACCAAAATGAATGGTTTACCGTTTTAAACGACTACCGCATTTTAGGCATTGATAATAATCAGACCAAGTATACATTTACCGATCTACATTTTTCACCTTCCAATTATCATTACTATCGATTGCTTATTAAATCGGATAAAAATCCGAATCTAGTATCTTCAGAAATAAATTTAGATGAGCAATCGGAAGCCGATTACACCAATTTCCCGGTGACATTCATGAATATTGAACAATTAGAGAAGAACAGCGTTATCGATATCGATATGAAAAGACGCTTACCGCTGAGTTATCTTAAAATCAACGTTTCCGATCAAATAGATTACTATCGACCTATTACCATTGAATATATCTCAGATAGTGTTGAAACTGAAAAAGGTTGGCGATATCAATTCAAAAACCTCTACTCGGGCACACTGACTTCTTTGGAGAAAAAGGGCTTCACCTTTGCTTCTACACTGGCACAAAAACTTAGAATCACTATTCAAAACCATGATAATACAGCGCTACAAATTGAAAGCGCGGAAGCCAAGGGCTACGTCTACTCGCTTGTTACACGTTTTATCGAGCCTGCGCAATACTTTCTCGTATATGGTAATAAGAACGTTCAAAAACCTTACTACGATATCGTTCAGGCCGCAACCATCATTCCTGAAAATCTCACTGAATTAAAGCTTGGCAAGATTGAAAGCATATCTAAGAAAAGAGATGCATCTACAAATGCTCTTTTTCAGAACAAATTTTGGTTGTGGGGCATTATGAGTATGATAATAATAATTTTGGCATGGTTTACTTTCAAAATGTTGCGCAAAGAAGATATTTAGCGCTACTTACGATATAAAAGAAACCTCTAAATTTGCACAAGTAAATTTACAAGTGTGCAAGAGCCAAAAGAAACGCGAATAAACAAATATCTTAGCGAAGCCGGTTACTGCTCTCGCAGAGCTGCTGACAAGCTTATAGATCAAGGTAGGGTTACCATCAACGGAGTAGTACCCGAAATGGGTACAAAAATAACCGAAGGAGATGAAGTTCGGGTGGACGGACATCTTATTGAAGAACCACAAGAAAAACCCATCTATCTAGCTTTCAATAAGCCGATAGGCATTGTCTGCACCACTGACACCAGAGTTGAAAAAGATAATATCATCGATTTCATCAATTATCCAAAACGAATTTTCCCCATAGGAAGACTTGACAAA
This window harbors:
- a CDS encoding putative membrane protein DUF2339; translation: MSNHQIRIEELNKKLELLLSKQESFAKELMVLYKEIEDLKAQNTNEPIEEKPSSIPSKEIPPTLEPQTATKVETESIFEQEEYQTQIESKAVKNRLPKQPGQKSNLEKFIGENLINKIGIAITVIGVAIGAKYSIENELISPLTRIILGYLTGLGLLGFAIKLKQKYENYSAVLTSGSLAILYFITFAAYSFYGLYPQVVAFALMVLFTTFGVVASLNYNKQIIAHIGLVGAYAVPFLLSDGSGKASILFSYMAIINIGILGISIKKYWKPLFYSAFAFTWLIFVSWLMFTYKTEEHFRLALLFTVLFFIIFYATFLSNKLINTEKFLRSDIVLLLLNSFVFYALGYYLLNGHEIGKEYLGLFTLANAIVHFAVSIILFTKKLADRNLFHLVAGLVLVFVTIAIPVQLDGNWVTLLWVMIGALLFWFGRTKKVLFYEYLSYPLLFLAFISLNHDWGRGYAKGYLEASATTPVLNVYLLTSFLFLVSLAFINWVNTKFSGNILHGQNSKLSRIVDYAIPSLFLLTLYSAFYLEIDHYWHRAYIESEIELLSKDNYDLINFGDIWALNYSLGFVAALAFINMKKIKNRNLGICTLFVGLLACFAFLSGGLYILSELRESYLNGILAEHFEISFFNVTIRYVSIAFFVLLLLAIKKLTLQPFMKTNLKVPFELLMHTSILWVLSSELLNWMDVFGSNQIYKLGLSILWGLYSLILIGLGIWKRRKYLRYSAMGLFAITLLKLFFYDIASLNTISKTIVFVSLGILLLIISFLYNKYKNLIAEDKTESKPEKNELL